Within Crassostrea angulata isolate pt1a10 unplaced genomic scaffold, ASM2561291v2 HiC_scaffold_59, whole genome shotgun sequence, the genomic segment tcatttttatgacgaattcaacactttttcaccaataTTTTTTACTGGCTTCGAATTTTCACAcgatgttgacattcggaactctcgggatttttcatatcaaatgcACTATTAGATGAGTAAAACCTAtttcccgtattttctttgatgaacagaatctatgataaatattttcattgaatatgTACACGTATTATCGTTTCTTTGTttatgcaaatgtgatattgggaaaacataaattaaagagcctcccgtgatttagcatgaatgtaatgcacatgcgcaagattgtaaaatccgaaaaattcagatgatttcaggatttttaaaggaattttgtttgattattaactagcaaagcttgattgaggaaaaataaaaacaaattggttatgttcaagtgtaaatgttgtttaaaatatataaaacaaaacacagtacTCTTCTGATTTCTCGGTATAAAGACCAACAATTCGAGTctgttattttaatatagtttatATAGTTGTATAGATGATGATTTCGTGTGCCTTGTGTTCAGTTGTTAAATTTGGAACATGTTATTTTTAACTATTGATAGTGTTTGATTAATTAACTATTATCAAGTAAAAAATGAATGTTAGTcttcttttcatttttcttttttttttggtttgaaaaTAATTTGCTTTCTTTCTCTATGTCCAAAAATGGCAATCTTTAGGTATCATACCGTCCGGTAATCGacatatcaaaatgaacataatgtttaactattgataatgtttgataaaattaacaCTTATCAAGTAAAAACTGAAtgttagttgttttttttttttattattattttagctgacctgagctgaaagctcaagtgggctattctgatcacattttgtccgtctgtaaactttttacattttgtacttCTCAAAAACCGCTTGACCAATTATAACTAAATTTGGCACAAGGCATCCTTATggtaaggcaaatataaattgcagaaaatataaatctttttcttaAGGACTACTGAGTCAAGTTCAACGTTGTGCTATGTTATTATTAGCTTGTTGTGATTTTCGtccatttttatattatttatgccTTGTAACCTTGGGAACcatcgcctgtattttgtcatttttacctatcaaatcaaacatagaCTTCGGTAATTCAGACAGttgactgtttacctgcgcaaataaGTTAATTTTGATGTATTAACAAAgtactaaaatacaattcattctattggtaattcggtatGATCTTTTGCATATtggttgattaatgcaatgTATTTTGCTgagatgctcagcattttctcgaagttattcagtttaaacagagtttaatatcgctcACGAAAATATGAaggtatatatacatgattcattttgaaatataaattgtgctctttgttatagtgcatgtctcttttgtttaattgtttacaatgtctatttactaaccatatttgagtgttaaactttaaattataagcaagacacAGAGCTTTGTTCACAGATATAAggtcattttttgtttaaatgttttatgctgaataggaaatacaaaCTGAAGTTAAAAATCTAGcaaaattgtgagctctgtatctagATTATAATTCAatgattgacgctgaaattttggttgatcatacATTAGAAATATCTCGCAAAAGGTTTAATACTTGTACGAaaaatgatatgctgtaactactttctagggccccctctttatatgATGATTCAGAATTATATGAATTCCAcattaattttgatagtttttgagacacgagtaaataaaaacgacaccgttaaaacagttttcatagttcccatagttctgacacattgtGTTACAGGATAAAAGCGTTATCGCTTTTCCTAAGAAAGTATTACAGCGTAAAAtcatcctggtttgtagccaattgttgtattttaataaatatgaaaacagtGGGTGGGTCTTAGTAAAATCCACTGATATGCCTGATATACATTTACTATAATAACTCTTACACATGTCACGTGACGacatttttcattcgagtgtattcattaatcaagtgagtaaggttaaAAAGTTTAcgccaggtaaacaacagtcgtTTATGATGGGGAAGacttattaaatttttgaatgttttaatttgagaaattgagcacattgaggcacagttttattctttacatctatagaattttttaaaaaataaaatcttcttcccatATAGTTCATTCCAATTCATTTCAATATCGaacaataatattataatattttaaaaaaaataatttactagTAAGTAttaaggaagaaaatgtacctatatgttctaaaatattttgatcgctttatatagtggggggggggggtgaaaataTAGgaaattggaagttaacagtgtacccctaccaaaaatTGAGTTTCATATCTTGcataggattttcttattttttggtaaaagtGGTATTAcataaaggtacaatgtcaaagattgaGTGTATGCAAAACAAGTGTAAacttcgaatactttacaatattattttttgttattataccGAGGGGTCATTTggtacaatatcctttgaacgcctATATagtcattgttgctcaggtgagcgatgtggccccatggacctctgtttttgttaaaaaattatttgctttCTTTCTCTATGTCCAAAAATGGCAACCTTAATGTATCATACCGGTAAACCAGTGTAGTTCCATATAtaaatcagaattatttttttaccttgactgaatttttacattttccttttatTAAAAACCACTGAGAAggatattttatgtattttgttggatgatgattatttttcataGGCACTACTACTTTAAAGGCACATGCAACAActtcctggggagtgtgcagtGTGTTTACATACAAACGGAAAACCACTTGGTTTTTAGAgtagacctgtttggagctagatTATTTGAGAAAATGCCGTATCTTGTGTTATTTTTAGATGTCAGCTGATGGAAAGGGTAACAATGaacatttcctccgaatattttgtcatgagaaatacaaactgatttttaaaagaatatttcccTTAGTCTAAAGtataatttagtaaaaacaaataccggtgtgataccttaaTCCTCCTATCGTTTGTGTATCTGTTTTAGAGACAATCAATCTTTTCCTATATCTTTTGCTGTTATTTCTTTGACCGCAAAAATGTATTCTCAGGCAGAAAAATAGCAAATGACTGTGGGAAAAATTTATCGAAGCTGTTTACATCGAGAATGATCAAACTATCACAATGAAATCATTTTCAATGATAACTGAGTCTGCAAAGGCCAGACGATGTACAAGACATTCTGCCAGTGAGGCCCtcttcattttaaataaacatactAACTGCATGTGTATAGGTGAAGAAAATGCTGATAAGGTTTTATCCAACGTTGCATCATGCTtcattttgagagagagagagagagagagagagagagagaaagagagagattgAGAGTCGATGTCATTTATGTTAAATTGCATTTATCATATCATTCAAAAAGAATATCAGCTCAAATTGTGAGCCTTCATAACGGTATTTACAAAGTCTTCAAAAGCTCTTGTTTGCTCAGTTACATCTCTTTTACCAATGAAAGCAATCATTGGAAGTAGTTCGGCAAACAGTGCCCCAATGGCCAATTCTTCAACGACGGTGGTTCCTGCTTTGATGACATCCTTTACTGTGTCTGGGTCAACAGGAATGAGAGGCCCATGGTGATCAAGAACTCCGGTATCAACATGGGTTTTGAGTGTAACTACTGACGGCTCGGTGACGGGAACCTTCACTACAGCCGTCGGTGGAACGGTGCCTAAAATAATTGTCAAGGAATAGatatacacaaaaaaaatcatctatAAAGACGACTCACGAACTCAGTCACAAAGTCGAGTGTTGAATCATTATCCATTCCAATTTTATAGCTGTGAACAAATACAGGTTTTGTTAAATAAACCTAAGGAAAAAATCAAGATCGGATAATActgtgtcctttacaaaaatttagattatttattggGAATCAAAATCACACTATAAATCACAACTATAGAGTTAAACCGAGTTGAAAGAACGCAGTGGAAAAAAccataaaattatatagatcATCTAAAATTAATACCTACAAGTATGTTTAGCGCAGGTGGTGTTTTTAATTAAGCTCTCGTTGCAGTCCTTGGCTAGAGGAGTGCCTTGTTTAACTATGACAAATGTTCTAACTTGAACTTTCATGCCTAGGCCGCAGACCGCTGTGCAAGGAGTCAGGTCTTCCCACGGACTATATAGACACTTCAAGTCTACAATACAACACAGTGCAATATAATAGATTGAAAAAAGCAAtaacattttatgatttttatttttagtctacatatcaaaaaaaatgagaaaaggtCACATAATAGACTTATGATTTAAATCTACACAATGTGTATTTGAATTTGGTTCTGATATTAGAAATAGGTGTAGAATTCAGAAACTGCTGTTGTATTACCATGTCCACAAAATCCACAATATTGCTCGCAGTTTTCCTTTGCCCATGATACATAGGGTAACTGACACACTTGTTTTCCATACTCATGACAGTCACTTCTTTTATTATGACATTCCGTATCtgtatgaaattttatttggaaaaactTTGAAAACTGTCTGAAATTATGTGATATCGAATAACAATTGTAGAAATTCAATTCAATCCTTTAAATCATAAACGTTTCTGGTCCAGatgtaatattcattttacaattttgtaatgCCACATGATTACGTAATCCAACATCTGTCCTCAAATAAATTACGTACTAAAACATACAGGAATATATTAGATGCTCAAACAGTGACCAAGAGAGACCTTTTTCACACCATTACAAGCACCACCTTTATCACTTAGGTTGAAAAAACCGCGTTTATACTTACGACAGAATCCACAGTACGCTTTGCAATTGCTATAAGCCCAGTTCACATATGGAGCCGTGCACGAACTTTTTGTGTATTCAGCACAGTCCGGAAGTTTATCTACGCATGCGTCGCATTGACAGATTGTTACACATCCttcgtaaacaaaatataagaCAGCTTCTTGTATCATCGTATTACCTGAATTTCCTATTAATGATAAAAGTCATTCGCTGGAGACCCATTTTTGATTTCTTTCCAATGATGTTGCAAAGCAATGCGTCTATAatacaataatatgttttagaaacattttcttttagtAATAAACATACCTGCAGCCAAGACTGTTAATCTTACAATGATATTCATAATCGTCACGTGGGTTAGTATAAAACTTCtccgttatatatatattatatatacttacTAGTTAGATAAAAACCTTCTCTATTTTCATCAGTTACACGGTCAAAGGTCGTTCATTTTCAATCGCTATATTTGATTGGGTAAGAAACTGTCCAATGACAAATGCATTTTACTTAACACGAGGGAATTATTCGTTGTCGCTGATAAGGATCTAAAGTCAGAGGACACTAGTGAAAATGTAAGGTGAAATTGTGTCTGTCCAAAACTAGTCTACCTGGAGAAATATTAGTTCATTTTTCGATAGATCTTAAACATTCTCTTATCTAACAGACAATAGTGCTTTAAACTTGCTAGAAAATGACAGGTcctttatattgatttttagtTGTGAGGATTGAATCCTAAGCTATTAAGTTTTTGACTtatgttaatattaaaattgcAATCATGACAATatgtaaacagtacagaaatttaaaagcATCTTATTATGACTAGCATCTTACAGAAAATGAAGTCACATAACTGCAACGTTAGATGAAAACAGAGAGATACTGACTTGAGTTCATCTTTTTATTATGCACATACCATTGCAGATTTGAAACATCATCTAagaaattatgatttaaaaccAAAATGAAGCTTTTTGGCATATAAGCATTTACTTTGCATTTTGACAGCATTATACACCCCCATCAGCCTGatataaaatgagaaaatgtTCTAAATTTCTTAATCAACAGACCCAATTTAGCAAGACAGAAAACATTGATTTATATCcaaaacaatatatacaatattctACCATTTATGTTTGCACATCTAAGGAGAGGAACATTAGTACGGCGCAAATTATCTAAAAACCGACTAGAAAAAATTTTCCGATagggttcggtatttttgtactactgatgaatgtataaactttcagaaaatatcaaattctccatgaaataaatctaatcattacattaaaattaataattacgtataacctatcacatattTACATCGCAACGTGCTACGAGGTTCAGCATTCTAcactattacgcatgcgtatttactgtaaacaaaacacatgcagggctcgcgaaaattctcctggacatgtttttttttaaataagtctTCTCTACTTCTCCCTGGTAATAATtgttcaaatgtttttaaaaaaaacccagaatgattattttgtaagcatgtatttttcgtgTCCATCATAGGAGTTCTAaacctaaattcatttttgtaaatgaggTCCCTTGAgcggttatttgacatattcatgtgtgttcattttaaaatgaaccgaaattggTAAATCATTTAGTAATTATCTAGTAAGTGAGGATGTGTACCGTTTAAAGAGTCCCTTCAACCTCGTACCTGTATACCTTGATGAGATGACTGTAGTCGGACGAAGATCTTGAAGTTTTCAGCACAAGTCAATTACTGTaaatcaaagtccacgtggtacaaataaacgatttaagattattccggtttgtacgacccttaaATTTCCGGAGGCTCATAATAGGGTATGTAAGTCTCGTCAGCTGACCAACGAGATTTGACGAGATTATTAACTTCCGGGTACCTCGAGCGATATGGCGTTATCGATATTGTATTGGGCAAACTATGTTGAGGGTTTAACAAAGATTAAAAGGAAAAGTGAAGTTGAGTCTCAGAGGGTTCTCCGTTTCGCGTTTGACGAGTTGCG encodes:
- the LOC128168858 gene encoding uncharacterized protein LOC128168858, producing the protein MNIIVRLTVLAAGCVTICQCDACVDKLPDCAEYTKSSCTAPYVNWAYSNCKAYCGFCHTECHNKRSDCHEYGKQVCQLPYVSWAKENCEQYCGFCGHDLKCLYSPWEDLTPCTAVCGLGMKVQVRTFVIVKQGTPLAKDCNESLIKNTTCAKHTCTVPPTAVVKVPVTEPSVVTLKTHVDTGVLDHHGPLIPVDPDTVKDVIKAGTTVVEELAIGALFAELLPMIAFIGKRDVTEQTRAFEDFVNTVMKAHNLS